Proteins encoded by one window of Geobacter sp. DSM 9736:
- a CDS encoding FKBP-type peptidyl-prolyl cis-trans isomerase N-terminal domain-containing protein, giving the protein MMMFGRVKTFSALFMAIVFQAASGSAEEAGPLKTERDRVNYAIGVNFVGNMKRQGVTIDIDLVMLGMRDAAAGGKLLLSDEMIRKGVEQYHAAVRQKRTQVVTREAEDNRGKRGDMASGERPAR; this is encoded by the coding sequence ATGATGATGTTCGGCAGGGTGAAAACGTTTTCAGCACTGTTCATGGCGATAGTGTTTCAGGCCGCTTCCGGTTCGGCTGAAGAGGCTGGTCCCCTGAAGACTGAACGGGATCGGGTGAATTATGCAATCGGGGTCAATTTCGTGGGAAACATGAAGCGGCAGGGAGTCACCATCGACATCGACCTGGTGATGCTCGGCATGAGGGACGCTGCCGCGGGGGGAAAACTCCTGCTGTCGGATGAAATGATACGCAAAGGGGTCGAGCAGTACCATGCGGCAGTGAGGCAGAAACGTACGCAGGTGGTTACAAGGGAAGCGGAGGATAACAGGGGGAAGAGGGGGGACATGGCGAGCGGGGAAAGACCGGCTCGGTAG